One Pseudoclavibacter endophyticus DNA segment encodes these proteins:
- a CDS encoding PH domain-containing protein: MHDDGAPRGDAPGGAADTTEFSKAPITPDTSDEEARRWHRLHPLTPILRGGWFVIAVFGWLISQQWNRIVSLVLPDEYTYEDPTSTFLNEPGRLMLVLVGTIVIGLVIIGLSYLSWRAHRYRITDELFEAREGIITKKHRQARLDRVQSIDINRPFYARIFGAAAVVIDTASSDGNISLKFVRSAHAEPLREAILRRASGAKRRSVPQPSSAGAPSSPGDPAGTGAAGSPWPGATVPGQDWGGASDAGEGAAPGQRPGTGAVGGDSGEGRLAALIRARVDEITDFQRETRDAAPQSIVKIPVGRLFGAAAIDLAIVAIGFGIVGAVMLAIMLIIAIVNPEGTLEVGVAVGITLVTIVVPFVAVAFAVMAGRLMSNFNYSIVGTTDGVRVAKGFPSTTSETVPPGRIHAIEVRQPMTWRPFGWWEIRITRAGQAVDASSGSTNAQKKAVLLPVGTIDDVRRVLDLISPLQSGPRRAQVIEQGLTGMPGDEFVPGPPRSRWLHPISFRRIGYVLDHETFYIRRGRIGRKLTITPGERMQSIAAIQGPVLRLFGLANVQAQTVAGVVNTMLPTMDARDAVALFDRLRVTAVSAARKDSSHRWREASAHAAVATARIRAEQARARGDEPARHDVAVLQALADFEASDGGPVPQAQPPQGYPQQAQQPQGYLPPQPQQGYPQQPQQPQGYPQQPQPQQPLPPQRENGDWQYPPHPRNPHEGPRE, encoded by the coding sequence ATGCACGACGACGGGGCGCCGCGCGGCGACGCGCCCGGCGGGGCCGCCGATACCACCGAGTTCTCCAAGGCGCCGATCACCCCCGACACCTCCGATGAGGAGGCCCGGCGCTGGCATCGCCTGCATCCGCTCACCCCGATCCTGCGTGGCGGCTGGTTCGTCATCGCCGTCTTCGGCTGGCTCATCTCGCAGCAGTGGAACCGCATCGTCAGTCTGGTGCTGCCCGACGAGTACACGTACGAAGACCCGACCTCGACCTTCCTGAACGAGCCTGGTCGGCTCATGCTCGTGCTGGTCGGCACGATCGTCATCGGGCTCGTCATCATCGGCCTCTCGTACCTGTCGTGGCGCGCGCACCGCTATCGGATTACCGACGAGCTGTTCGAGGCGCGCGAGGGCATCATCACCAAGAAGCACCGTCAGGCCCGCCTCGATCGCGTGCAGAGCATCGACATCAACCGACCCTTCTACGCCCGCATCTTCGGCGCCGCGGCGGTCGTCATCGACACCGCGAGCTCCGATGGCAACATCAGCCTGAAGTTCGTGCGCTCGGCCCATGCCGAGCCGCTGCGCGAGGCGATCCTGCGGCGCGCGTCCGGCGCGAAGCGCCGGTCGGTTCCGCAACCGTCGTCCGCCGGGGCCCCCTCATCACCCGGCGACCCCGCGGGCACCGGCGCGGCGGGCTCGCCGTGGCCCGGTGCCACTGTTCCCGGGCAAGACTGGGGCGGCGCGTCTGACGCAGGCGAGGGGGCGGCCCCTGGCCAGCGCCCAGGCACGGGAGCGGTCGGAGGCGACTCCGGCGAGGGGCGGCTCGCCGCCCTCATCCGTGCGCGGGTCGATGAGATCACTGACTTCCAACGCGAGACCCGCGATGCGGCGCCGCAGTCGATCGTCAAGATCCCGGTGGGGCGACTCTTCGGGGCTGCCGCGATCGACCTCGCGATCGTCGCGATCGGCTTCGGGATCGTCGGGGCGGTGATGCTGGCCATCATGCTGATCATCGCGATCGTCAATCCGGAGGGAACGCTCGAGGTGGGAGTGGCGGTGGGCATCACGCTCGTGACCATCGTCGTCCCGTTCGTGGCCGTGGCATTCGCCGTCATGGCGGGCCGGCTGATGTCGAACTTCAACTATTCGATCGTCGGCACGACCGACGGTGTGCGGGTTGCGAAGGGGTTCCCGTCCACCACGAGCGAGACGGTGCCGCCCGGGCGCATCCACGCCATCGAAGTGCGGCAGCCGATGACGTGGCGGCCCTTCGGGTGGTGGGAGATCCGCATCACCCGCGCCGGTCAGGCCGTCGACGCGAGCAGCGGCAGCACGAACGCGCAGAAGAAAGCCGTGCTGCTTCCCGTCGGCACGATCGACGATGTGCGCCGTGTGCTCGACCTCATCTCGCCGCTGCAGTCCGGCCCCCGGCGGGCGCAGGTCATCGAGCAGGGCCTGACCGGCATGCCCGGCGATGAGTTCGTCCCCGGGCCACCGCGGAGCCGCTGGCTGCATCCGATCTCGTTCCGGCGCATCGGCTACGTGCTCGACCACGAGACCTTCTACATCCGCCGCGGGCGGATCGGCCGCAAACTCACGATCACGCCCGGCGAGCGCATGCAGTCGATCGCAGCGATTCAGGGGCCGGTGCTGCGCCTGTTCGGGCTCGCCAATGTGCAGGCCCAAACCGTGGCGGGCGTCGTGAACACGATGCTGCCGACGATGGATGCGCGAGACGCCGTCGCGCTGTTCGATCGTCTCCGGGTCACAGCGGTGTCCGCGGCGCGGAAGGACTCGTCGCACCGATGGCGGGAGGCGTCGGCTCACGCGGCCGTCGCAACGGCCCGCATCCGGGCGGAGCAAGCTCGCGCGCGCGGTGATGAGCCGGCGCGCCACGACGTGGCGGTGTTGCAGGCCCTCGCGGACTTCGAGGCGAGCGACGGCGGGCCGGTGCCGCAGGCACAGCCGCCGCAGGGTTACCCGCAGCAGGCCCAGCAGCCGCAGGGCTATCTGCCGCCCCAGCCCCAGCAGGGTTACCCGCAGCAGCCCCAGCAGCCGCAGGGCTACCCGCAGCAGCCCCAGCCGCAGCAGCCCCTCCCTCCGCAACGCGAGAACGGTGACTGGCAATACCCGCCGCACCCGCGAAATCCACACGAAGGGCCGCGCGAATGA
- a CDS encoding DUF2520 domain-containing protein — MTRDGRLGVGVIGGGRLGPVLAAGLAGAGHAIVGLEAETDRDRDRVTALIRGAPVLDRATVIERSELVIVDVDNPATELGPLLERVTAERSWVQGQLVLHTAPQFGTAPLGPALDAGVIPLAVHPAIAVTGTSLDLARLREAWCAVTAPRPVLPIAQALVVELGAEPVVIAEEHRATYAEAIATATEFTNSIVQQAVSLLTEIGVDQPGFVLSSLVRSAADNALADSTPPTLEVPEA, encoded by the coding sequence ATGACCCGTGACGGCCGCCTCGGCGTCGGCGTGATCGGCGGCGGCAGGCTGGGCCCGGTTCTCGCGGCAGGTCTCGCGGGAGCGGGCCACGCCATCGTGGGGCTCGAAGCCGAGACCGACCGTGACCGCGACCGCGTGACCGCGCTCATCCGCGGCGCGCCCGTGCTCGACCGCGCGACGGTGATCGAGCGCAGCGAGCTCGTGATCGTCGACGTTGACAACCCGGCGACTGAGCTCGGGCCCCTCCTCGAACGCGTGACGGCAGAGCGGTCTTGGGTGCAGGGTCAGCTCGTGCTGCACACGGCGCCGCAGTTCGGCACGGCGCCGCTCGGGCCCGCCCTCGACGCGGGCGTCATTCCGCTTGCGGTGCACCCGGCCATCGCCGTGACGGGTACGTCGCTCGATCTCGCGCGCCTGCGCGAGGCGTGGTGCGCCGTCACCGCGCCCCGCCCAGTCCTGCCCATCGCACAGGCACTCGTGGTCGAGCTCGGAGCCGAGCCGGTCGTCATCGCTGAAGAGCACCGGGCGACCTACGCCGAGGCCATCGCGACGGCCACCGAGTTCACGAACTCGATCGTCCAGCAGGCGGTTTCGCTCTTGACCGAGATCGGCGTCGACCAGCCGGGGTTCGTGCTCTCGAGCCTCGTGCGCTCCGCCGCCGACAACGCGCTCGCCGACAGCACCCCGCCGACTCTCGAGGTGCCCGAGGCCTGA
- a CDS encoding thiamine pyrophosphate-requiring protein encodes MATADTKTVADLMVERLHDWGVDRVYGYPGDGNNPFLLALRRSQAAPAFIQAKHEEAAAFMAVAEAKYGRQVGVVTSTQGPGAVHLLNGLYDAKLDSAAVVALVAQQHTSVLGSDYQQEIDLQTLFHDVASPYIQTVASPDAVPMVLDRAFRSALTYLQPAVVIVPHDLQQAQAPEIGQEHGQIVTAPGWSRGRTLPRERDIEAASEIIEAGDRVAILAGRGMRDAQRELIELAEHLGAGVTMSLLGKPYVDESHSLVAGTMGHLGTTAAARVLQDCDTLIIVGSNDPWTEFYPAPGQARAVQIDIDPSMLGNRYPIEVGIVSDAAAALEALRGRLHARPGSQWRRDVETHVANWHEISRLRAAVEASPLNPELVVRELADRIPPDAQLAIDVGSCVYHYARQVRMATTVEAHLSSTLASMGCGVPYGIGAKEVAPDRPVVVLAGDGAMQMLGNNELVTVASRWPSWPDPRFVVVVLHNRDLAEVSWEQREFEAQPRFEVSQQLPAFDFAGYAELLGLRGIRIDDPSRIPSALDEAFASDRPVVVEAITDRDVPLLPPFPHVDEKLDAIRGALGEEGAAGARARDLLDTYVRIEMEHR; translated from the coding sequence ATGGCCACCGCGGACACGAAAACGGTCGCCGACCTCATGGTCGAGCGCCTCCACGACTGGGGTGTCGACCGCGTGTACGGGTACCCGGGCGACGGCAACAACCCGTTTCTCCTGGCCCTTCGGCGCAGCCAGGCCGCGCCGGCGTTCATCCAGGCGAAGCACGAGGAGGCGGCGGCCTTCATGGCTGTCGCCGAGGCGAAATACGGCCGCCAGGTCGGAGTCGTCACGTCGACCCAGGGGCCCGGCGCCGTGCATCTGCTCAACGGGCTCTACGACGCCAAGCTCGACAGCGCAGCGGTCGTCGCACTCGTCGCCCAGCAGCACACGAGCGTGCTCGGCTCGGACTACCAGCAAGAGATCGACCTGCAAACCCTCTTCCACGACGTCGCGTCGCCGTACATCCAGACCGTCGCGTCGCCCGACGCAGTGCCGATGGTGCTTGACCGCGCGTTCCGCTCGGCCCTCACGTACCTGCAGCCGGCCGTCGTGATCGTGCCGCATGATCTGCAGCAGGCGCAGGCACCCGAGATCGGCCAGGAGCACGGGCAGATCGTGACGGCACCGGGCTGGTCGAGAGGTCGCACGCTTCCGCGCGAGCGCGACATCGAGGCCGCCAGCGAGATCATCGAGGCGGGCGACCGCGTCGCGATTCTCGCGGGCCGTGGAATGCGCGATGCGCAGCGCGAACTCATCGAGCTCGCCGAGCACCTCGGAGCCGGTGTCACGATGAGCCTGCTGGGCAAGCCGTACGTCGACGAATCGCATTCGCTCGTCGCCGGCACCATGGGGCATCTCGGCACGACCGCTGCGGCGCGCGTGCTGCAAGACTGCGACACGCTCATCATCGTCGGCTCGAACGACCCGTGGACCGAGTTCTACCCCGCCCCGGGACAAGCGCGCGCCGTCCAGATCGATATCGACCCGTCGATGCTCGGCAATCGCTACCCCATCGAGGTGGGCATCGTCAGCGACGCAGCGGCTGCGCTCGAGGCGCTTCGCGGGCGACTGCATGCACGGCCCGGTTCGCAGTGGCGTCGGGACGTCGAGACGCACGTGGCCAATTGGCACGAGATCTCGCGCTTGCGCGCGGCCGTTGAGGCCTCGCCGCTGAATCCGGAGCTCGTCGTGCGCGAGCTCGCCGACCGCATTCCCCCGGATGCGCAGCTGGCGATCGATGTCGGAAGCTGCGTGTATCACTACGCGCGGCAGGTGCGCATGGCGACGACCGTCGAGGCGCACCTGTCCAGCACCCTCGCGAGCATGGGGTGCGGCGTTCCGTACGGGATCGGCGCGAAAGAGGTCGCGCCGGACCGGCCCGTCGTCGTGCTCGCCGGCGACGGGGCGATGCAGATGCTCGGGAACAACGAGCTGGTCACTGTGGCCTCGAGGTGGCCGTCGTGGCCCGACCCGCGTTTCGTGGTGGTCGTGCTGCACAACCGTGACCTCGCCGAGGTGAGTTGGGAGCAACGCGAGTTCGAGGCGCAGCCCCGCTTTGAGGTGTCGCAACAACTCCCGGCGTTCGACTTCGCGGGGTACGCCGAGCTGCTCGGCTTGCGCGGGATTCGCATCGACGACCCCTCGCGCATTCCGTCGGCGCTCGACGAGGCGTTCGCGTCCGACCGGCCGGTCGTCGTCGAGGCCATCACCGACCGTGACGTCCCGCTCCTGCCGCCGTTCCCGCACGTGGACGAGAAGCTCGATGCGATCCGGGGCGCGCTCGGTGAAGAGGGCGCCGCGGGCGCGCGCGCCCGCGACCTGCTCGACACGTACGTGCGCATCGAGATGGAGCACCGGTAA
- a CDS encoding SDR family oxidoreductase, translating into MTEHNDQLTFQNPVTRFPSISPPEQHQPEPGLDRDLEPKTDRGEHSYRGTGRLEGRKALITGADSGIGAAVAIAFAREGADVALSYLPVEEDDAQEVKRVIEASGRRAVLLPGDLSEPDFCTVVVERAVEALGGLDALVNNAGRQIAVTDFADLTDEQWTSTFETNIHAISRVTRAALKHLPAGATIVNSASVVAYMPPPTLLDYAATKAAINNFTKGLGQQLAPKGIRVNAVAPGPIWTPLQVSDGQPKEELPEFGKSTPLGRAGQPTELAPAYVFLTSPESSYVIGETLNVNGGMPTP; encoded by the coding sequence ATGACCGAGCACAACGACCAGCTGACGTTCCAGAATCCGGTGACCCGCTTTCCTTCGATCTCGCCACCCGAGCAGCACCAGCCCGAACCGGGGCTCGACCGCGATCTCGAGCCCAAAACCGATCGCGGTGAACACTCGTACCGGGGCACCGGTCGGCTCGAAGGCCGCAAGGCCCTCATCACGGGCGCCGATTCCGGGATCGGCGCGGCGGTCGCGATCGCGTTCGCGCGCGAGGGGGCCGATGTGGCGCTCTCGTATCTGCCCGTCGAAGAGGACGACGCGCAAGAGGTCAAGCGTGTGATCGAGGCATCCGGGCGACGGGCGGTCCTGCTTCCAGGAGATCTCTCCGAGCCCGACTTCTGCACCGTCGTCGTCGAACGCGCCGTCGAGGCCCTCGGCGGGCTCGATGCACTCGTCAACAATGCGGGCCGGCAGATCGCGGTCACTGACTTTGCCGATCTCACCGACGAGCAGTGGACGTCGACGTTCGAGACCAACATCCACGCGATCTCCCGCGTCACGAGGGCCGCACTCAAGCACCTGCCCGCGGGGGCCACGATCGTCAACTCGGCCTCGGTCGTGGCGTACATGCCGCCGCCGACGCTGCTCGACTACGCGGCCACCAAGGCAGCGATCAACAACTTCACGAAGGGCCTCGGGCAGCAGCTCGCGCCGAAGGGAATCCGTGTCAACGCCGTCGCGCCGGGACCGATCTGGACGCCCCTGCAGGTGTCAGATGGCCAGCCGAAGGAGGAGCTGCCCGAGTTCGGCAAGAGCACGCCTCTCGGCCGTGCCGGCCAACCCACCGAGCTCGCGCCGGCCTACGTGTTCCTCACCTCGCCGGAGTCGAGCTACGTGATCGGCGAGACGCTCAATGTGAACGGTGGCATGCCGACGCCGTAG
- a CDS encoding zinc-dependent alcohol dehydrogenase, whose amino-acid sequence MKALTWQGKRDVRVETVPDPVLERPNDAIIEVSSTAICGSDLHLYEVLAPFMDAGDVIGHEPMGTIVEAGPETGLTAGDRVVVPFTISCGRCWMCDRGLFTQCETTQVTKYGSGAALFGYSRLYGSVPGGQAEYLRVPHADFGPIKVGDELPDHRYLFLSDVLPTAWQAVQYAEVSAGDSLAVFGLGPIGQFAARIGVHLGATVYAIDPVPERREMAARHGVTVFDVSDESQAAIRDATGGRGPDAVVDAVGMEAHGSPVAKMAHQMASMLPDAVGRKLFETGGVDRLAALHSAIDLVRRGGALSLSGVYGGQASPMPMLTLFDKQPRIRLGQCNVKQWIDDLLPLVEDASDPLGIDDFVTHRLPLDAAPEAYKMFQEKTDGCIKVVLDPRATSATADEASQADAELAVDANARPPQTE is encoded by the coding sequence ATGAAAGCGCTGACCTGGCAGGGCAAGCGAGACGTTCGGGTCGAGACGGTGCCGGACCCCGTGCTCGAACGCCCCAACGACGCGATCATCGAGGTGAGCTCGACCGCCATCTGCGGCTCCGACCTGCACCTGTACGAGGTGCTCGCCCCGTTCATGGACGCGGGTGATGTCATCGGCCACGAGCCCATGGGGACCATCGTCGAGGCAGGGCCCGAAACAGGGCTCACGGCCGGTGACCGCGTCGTCGTGCCGTTCACGATCTCGTGCGGGCGTTGCTGGATGTGCGACCGCGGACTGTTCACGCAGTGCGAGACGACGCAGGTGACCAAGTACGGCTCCGGTGCGGCCCTCTTCGGCTACTCGCGTCTGTACGGCTCGGTGCCCGGTGGGCAGGCCGAGTATCTCCGCGTACCGCATGCCGATTTCGGGCCGATCAAGGTCGGCGACGAGCTGCCGGATCACCGGTACCTGTTCCTCAGCGACGTCCTGCCGACCGCATGGCAGGCCGTGCAGTACGCCGAGGTCAGTGCGGGCGACTCGCTCGCCGTCTTCGGTCTCGGCCCCATCGGTCAATTCGCTGCACGCATCGGGGTGCACCTCGGGGCGACGGTCTACGCCATCGATCCCGTACCGGAGCGCCGCGAGATGGCGGCCCGTCACGGGGTCACGGTGTTCGACGTGAGCGACGAGAGCCAGGCCGCGATCCGTGACGCCACCGGAGGGCGGGGGCCGGATGCCGTGGTCGACGCGGTCGGCATGGAGGCCCATGGCTCGCCCGTCGCGAAGATGGCGCACCAGATGGCGAGCATGCTGCCCGACGCGGTCGGCCGCAAGCTCTTCGAAACCGGCGGCGTCGACCGGCTCGCGGCGCTGCACTCGGCGATCGACTTGGTTCGCCGCGGGGGGGCGCTCTCGCTGAGCGGCGTGTACGGGGGGCAGGCGAGCCCCATGCCGATGCTGACGCTCTTCGACAAGCAACCGCGCATCCGCCTCGGCCAGTGCAATGTGAAGCAGTGGATCGATGATCTGCTCCCCCTCGTGGAAGACGCGAGCGACCCGCTTGGGATCGACGACTTCGTCACGCATCGGCTGCCGCTCGACGCCGCGCCCGAGGCCTACAAGATGTTCCAGGAGAAGACGGACGGCTGCATCAAAGTCGTGCTCGACCCGCGCGCGACGTCGGCGACCGCCGACGAGGCGTCGCAGGCCGACGCCGAGCTCGCGGTCGACGCCAACGCGCGGCCACCTCAGACAGAGTGA